The sequence below is a genomic window from bacterium.
GATCTCTCAAGGCAGCTCGGGATCAGCTACCCGACGGCCTGGACCTGGCTGCACAAGCTCCGCGCCGCGGTCGGCACTCGACCAAAGACCAGGCTCCACGGCGTGGTCGAAGCGGACGAGACGTGGGAGGGAGGCGTTGAGCACGGCCATCCCGGTCGACCGACGGTCGGCAAGAAGAAGGCGCTGATTGCCGGTGCGATCGAGGTGAAACGGAAGAAGGGCTGGGGGCGGCTTCGGCTCCAGTCCGTGGAGAGCGCATCGGCCACAAGCCTGGGCGCGTTTCTCCATGAGCACGTCGCGCCGGGCTCCACCCTGCTCACGGACGACTGGAGGAGCTACCGAAGGCCCGCGAAGGAAGCCGGGTACAAGCACATCGCCACGAACATGAAGACGGTCCCGGCAGGAGCTCACACCGTCCTCCCGGGGATCCACCGCGTATTCGCTCTGCTCCATCGGGTCCTTCTCACCACGCACCAGGGCGCGGTCTCTCGGAAGCACCTGCAGAACTACGT
It includes:
- a CDS encoding IS1595 family transposase; this encodes MFGDVIPLPRDDSLPGTLPEFTRKFSSDRACAALLRRWKYGEGGFRCPRCGGRRAWFLPSRRLDECTSCHKQISLTSGTVMHGSRKPLRLWFLAMFLFVVSKQGISAMDLSRQLGISYPTAWTWLHKLRAAVGTRPKTRLHGVVEADETWEGGVEHGHPGRPTVGKKKALIAGAIEVKRKKGWGRLRLQSVESASATSLGAFLHEHVAPGSTLLTDDWRSYRRPAKEAGYKHIATNMKTVPAGAHTVLPGIHRVFALLHRVLLTTHQGAVSRKHLQNYVEEFAFRFNRRRSASRGLLFQRLLSAAVMRSPPCYWEILERPDPDTPLWMAA